One Thermococcus eurythermalis DNA segment encodes these proteins:
- a CDS encoding type II toxin-antitoxin system VapC family toxin: protein MRFIDANVFLYALLKPKPDLPEEVLERKARAMKILRRIEDGEEVATSVVHLSEVANIIEAKVNLSTALAFIEELLTAGNVHILPVTPEDYLKATLVASEKRISVNDALAYLKMKELDINEIYTFDKHFLNLDVRVLP from the coding sequence ATGAGGTTCATAGACGCCAACGTCTTCCTGTACGCCCTGCTGAAGCCAAAACCGGACCTTCCGGAAGAGGTTCTTGAAAGAAAAGCGCGGGCAATGAAAATCCTGAGGAGAATTGAAGACGGGGAGGAGGTAGCTACCAGTGTTGTGCATCTAAGTGAGGTTGCCAACATAATAGAAGCCAAAGTAAACCTCTCCACGGCACTGGCTTTCATTGAGGAGTTGCTCACGGCGGGCAATGTTCATATTCTTCCAGTCACTCCGGAGGACTACTTAAAGGCCACCCTCGTGGCATCCGAGAAGAGAATCAGCGTAAACGACGCCCTGGCTTATTTGAAGATGAAGGAACTGGACATCAACGAAATCTACACATTCGATAAACATTTCTTGAATCTCGACGTTCGCGTTCTTCCCTGA
- a CDS encoding ArnT family glycosyltransferase translates to MNRKVITKVLPGIIFLVALGVQLATFPPWDALTYDGALYINIARNLATDPTNFTYQGIYVMYRPPLYPYTLSLFYHFIHEPLSQLTVARLVSVVFFALTAVLVYLFARELLKDTFKSVLASAFFVFNPFAFTMGARELVHSEFTFFYTLAVYLFYTGRTRKSSSRIYLAFISAGLAILTRYTGLSLIAVFIAYLWITEYWDWLKRREYIIGFALLLITLSPWLYMGHLYYGGALRPFEIANRTVTADRPVSVSTFVELLLKDIGHVLPALAVLGLIKQRQDEKSWLLISWPLIGFVMIMMVTHKEARFITFLSPAIAILAVEGISLIEDCIKKALELVGRPSVPRKKAITVFLSLLLLLPVGQSAFDLKERWNGTGKYESHVLRYASENYPGEKLLVSPRLYTMAGFYYPGAEVDMILNRKDVVEKISRGYYDVIILREPESYLNVLESGKYELVREFHNKRFKTFVRRQRLKSGY, encoded by the coding sequence ATGAACAGGAAAGTTATAACTAAAGTCCTTCCGGGAATCATATTCCTGGTAGCCCTCGGCGTGCAGCTTGCCACTTTCCCGCCGTGGGACGCCCTAACATATGACGGGGCGCTCTACATCAACATAGCAAGGAACTTGGCTACAGACCCTACGAACTTTACTTACCAGGGAATCTACGTGATGTACAGGCCCCCTCTGTATCCGTACACCCTCTCGCTGTTCTATCACTTCATCCACGAACCGCTCAGCCAGCTAACCGTCGCAAGGCTCGTGTCTGTGGTGTTCTTTGCCCTAACTGCCGTTTTGGTGTACCTGTTTGCAAGGGAACTCCTTAAGGATACCTTCAAGAGCGTTCTAGCATCTGCATTCTTCGTGTTCAACCCGTTTGCCTTCACCATGGGCGCCAGGGAGCTCGTCCACAGCGAGTTTACGTTCTTTTACACTCTCGCCGTTTATCTATTTTACACAGGGAGAACCAGAAAGAGCTCGTCGAGAATTTACCTGGCGTTCATATCGGCGGGTTTGGCAATACTAACCCGCTACACTGGGCTCTCGTTGATAGCAGTCTTTATCGCATATCTGTGGATTACCGAGTATTGGGACTGGCTCAAAAGGAGGGAATACATTATAGGTTTCGCCCTGCTGCTGATAACACTCTCCCCCTGGCTCTACATGGGGCACTTGTACTACGGTGGCGCATTACGGCCATTTGAGATTGCAAACAGAACCGTTACCGCTGACAGGCCGGTCTCAGTGTCAACCTTCGTTGAGTTGCTCCTAAAAGACATAGGCCATGTCCTCCCAGCCCTCGCGGTGTTGGGGCTCATAAAACAGAGGCAGGACGAAAAGAGCTGGCTTTTAATCAGCTGGCCCCTGATAGGGTTTGTAATGATAATGATGGTGACCCACAAGGAGGCGAGGTTCATAACGTTCCTCTCCCCCGCCATAGCAATCCTCGCCGTTGAGGGAATCTCCTTGATTGAGGACTGCATTAAAAAAGCGCTTGAACTTGTTGGCAGGCCGTCAGTCCCGCGGAAAAAGGCCATTACGGTTTTCCTTTCCCTGCTCCTTCTGTTGCCCGTTGGCCAGAGCGCATTTGACCTTAAGGAACGGTGGAACGGCACAGGAAAGTATGAGTCCCACGTGCTCAGGTACGCGAGCGAGAATTATCCCGGTGAAAAGCTCCTGGTATCCCCACGCCTCTATACTATGGCAGGATTTTACTACCCGGGCGCTGAGGTAGATATGATTCTCAACCGCAAGGACGTGGTGGAGAAGATAAGCAGGGGCTACTATGATGTGATTATACTCAGAGAGCCAGAATCCTACCTTAACGTCCTCGAAAGCGGGAAGTATGAACTAGTCAGGGAGTTCCATAACAAAAGGTTTAAAACTTTTGTAAGACGACAACGCCTCAAAAGTGGGTATTAG
- a CDS encoding AbrB/MazE/SpoVT family DNA-binding domain-containing protein, with protein MTTVEVKKIDPQGRLVLPKSWRERWGNEVILIELDDRIEIIPRKKPRLSRFFNIIDAEIKGTDIEKELLESLY; from the coding sequence ATGACCACTGTGGAAGTCAAAAAAATTGACCCCCAGGGAAGACTTGTCTTGCCAAAGAGCTGGCGTGAGAGGTGGGGAAATGAGGTCATTCTAATTGAGCTTGATGACAGGATCGAGATAATCCCCCGGAAGAAACCAAGACTCTCCAGGTTTTTCAACATAATTGATGCCGAGATCAAAGGAACAGACATTGAAAAAGAGCTCCTGGAAAGCCTCTACTGA
- a CDS encoding TrmB family transcriptional regulator sugar-binding domain-containing protein: MRIKTNLIVVILIGLALTGIAINSYVRHYQGGEIYEAANHAYGLLVKGFNVTITAKTTDGRTVDGTLLSVRGSTIFVVINGTTYTVGGPQATKEDIRAKMIRVIYRGKVYLYEVNPLTGRGSEVFSKLIPEQYYSVRYSGKIYIDGNITPTEIGRLKYQADYMTYGSITIDHLGSNGAIITANMVPVQYLIEHLGNYTVYTYGTLNVNSEERNLPLKLLEVRSP, encoded by the coding sequence ATGAGGATAAAAACAAACCTCATTGTAGTAATTTTAATCGGACTTGCCCTAACGGGCATAGCAATTAACTCATACGTCCGGCACTACCAGGGGGGCGAGATATACGAGGCCGCGAACCACGCCTACGGCCTCCTTGTTAAGGGGTTTAACGTCACCATAACAGCCAAAACAACAGACGGAAGGACAGTTGATGGCACTCTTCTCAGTGTGAGGGGCTCCACAATCTTCGTAGTCATCAACGGAACGACCTACACAGTGGGGGGGCCACAGGCAACAAAGGAGGACATACGGGCAAAAATGATACGGGTAATCTACCGCGGAAAAGTGTACCTCTATGAAGTCAACCCGCTCACGGGCAGGGGCTCTGAAGTGTTCTCAAAGCTAATACCCGAACAGTATTACTCCGTCCGCTACTCCGGAAAAATTTACATAGACGGAAACATAACGCCGACTGAGATAGGCAGACTGAAATACCAGGCGGACTACATGACATACGGCTCAATAACAATAGATCACCTCGGAAGCAATGGAGCAATAATAACCGCCAATATGGTCCCGGTTCAGTACCTGATTGAACATCTCGGCAACTACACCGTCTACACATACGGTACCCTCAACGTTAACTCGGAGGAGAGAAACCTTCCCCTGAAGCTCCTTGAGGTGAGAAGCCCATGA
- the ppsA gene encoding phosphoenolpyruvate synthase, with translation MSEYRFIRWFEELGKEDVPLVGGKGANLGELTKAGIPVPPGFCVTAEAYKYFVENVKLEDGKTLQEWIMEVISNTNVDDSKQLQENTAKIRQKIIELPMLPEIAEEIERAYKELSARFNKDAVYVAVRSSATAEDLPEASFAGQQETYLDVYGVDDVIDKVKKCWASLWTARATFYRAKQGFDHSKVYLSAVVQKMVNSEKSGVMFTANPVTNDRNEIMINAAWGLGEAVVSGSVTPDEYIVEKGTWKIKEKFIAKKEVMVVRNPETGKGTVYVKVADFLGPEWVEKQVLTEEQIVEVAKMGAKIEEHYGWPQDIEWAYDKDDGKLYIVQSRPITTLKEETKAEETEMTEEMKVLLKGLGASPGVGAGRVVVIFDASEIDKVKEGDVLVTTMTNPDMVPAMKRASAIVTDEGGRTCHAAIVSRELGIPAVVGTKEATKVLKDGMLVTVDGTRGVVYEGIVKSLVKKEEEEKAEGGKVVVAGAPLVTATEVKVNVSMPEVAERAAATGADGVGLLRAEHMILGIGAHPVKFIKEGKEEELVERLVEGIRKVVEAFYPRRVWYRTLDAPTNEFRELPGGEDEPEERNPMLGWRGIRRGLDQPELLRAEFKAIKRLVDEGYDNIGVMLPLVSHPEQIRKAKEIAMEVGLIPHKDVEWGVMIETPASALIIEDLIKEGIDFVSFGTNDLTQYTLAIDRDNERVFKLYDEKHPAVLKLIENVIKTCKKYGVETSICGQAGSDPKMVRLLVRMGIDSVSANPDAVELVRKTVAREEARIQLEAARKALRE, from the coding sequence ATGAGCGAATACAGGTTTATAAGGTGGTTCGAGGAGCTCGGCAAGGAGGACGTCCCCCTTGTCGGTGGTAAGGGAGCCAACCTTGGTGAGCTTACCAAGGCCGGAATACCGGTTCCGCCTGGGTTCTGTGTCACCGCTGAGGCCTACAAGTACTTTGTTGAAAACGTCAAGCTTGAGGACGGTAAGACCCTTCAGGAGTGGATTATGGAGGTCATAAGCAACACCAACGTTGACGACAGCAAGCAGCTCCAAGAGAACACCGCCAAGATAAGGCAGAAGATAATCGAGCTCCCGATGCTCCCCGAGATCGCCGAGGAGATTGAGAGGGCTTACAAGGAGCTCAGCGCCAGGTTCAACAAGGACGCCGTTTACGTCGCCGTCCGCTCTTCTGCCACCGCTGAGGACCTTCCGGAGGCTTCCTTCGCCGGCCAGCAGGAGACCTACCTCGACGTCTACGGCGTTGATGATGTCATAGACAAGGTCAAGAAGTGCTGGGCCAGCCTCTGGACCGCGAGGGCCACCTTCTACAGGGCCAAGCAGGGCTTCGACCACAGCAAGGTCTACCTCTCAGCCGTCGTCCAGAAGATGGTCAACAGCGAGAAGAGCGGTGTTATGTTCACCGCCAACCCGGTCACCAACGACAGGAACGAGATAATGATCAACGCCGCATGGGGCCTCGGTGAGGCCGTCGTCAGCGGAAGCGTCACCCCCGACGAGTACATCGTCGAGAAGGGCACCTGGAAGATAAAGGAGAAGTTCATCGCCAAGAAGGAGGTTATGGTCGTCCGCAACCCGGAGACCGGCAAGGGCACCGTCTACGTCAAGGTCGCCGACTTCCTCGGCCCGGAGTGGGTTGAGAAGCAGGTTCTCACCGAGGAGCAGATCGTTGAGGTCGCCAAGATGGGCGCCAAGATTGAGGAGCACTACGGCTGGCCGCAGGACATCGAGTGGGCCTACGACAAGGACGACGGCAAGCTCTACATCGTCCAGAGCAGGCCGATCACCACCCTCAAGGAAGAGACCAAGGCCGAGGAGACCGAGATGACCGAGGAGATGAAGGTCCTCCTCAAGGGTCTCGGTGCCTCACCGGGTGTCGGCGCTGGTAGGGTCGTCGTCATCTTCGACGCCAGCGAGATCGACAAGGTCAAGGAGGGCGACGTCCTCGTTACCACCATGACCAACCCGGACATGGTTCCGGCCATGAAGAGGGCTTCCGCCATCGTCACCGACGAGGGTGGAAGAACCTGCCACGCCGCCATCGTCAGCAGGGAGCTCGGTATCCCGGCCGTCGTCGGTACCAAGGAGGCCACCAAGGTCCTCAAGGACGGCATGCTCGTCACCGTCGACGGTACAAGGGGTGTCGTCTACGAGGGCATAGTCAAGAGCCTCGTCAAGAAGGAGGAGGAAGAGAAGGCCGAGGGCGGCAAGGTCGTCGTTGCCGGCGCTCCGCTCGTCACCGCCACCGAGGTCAAGGTCAACGTCTCAATGCCGGAGGTCGCTGAGCGCGCCGCCGCCACCGGCGCCGACGGTGTCGGTCTCCTCAGGGCCGAGCACATGATCCTCGGCATCGGCGCCCACCCGGTCAAGTTCATCAAGGAGGGCAAGGAGGAGGAGCTCGTCGAGAGGCTCGTCGAGGGCATCAGGAAGGTCGTCGAGGCCTTCTACCCGAGGCGCGTCTGGTACAGGACCCTCGACGCCCCGACCAACGAGTTCCGCGAGCTTCCGGGCGGCGAGGACGAGCCGGAAGAGAGGAACCCGATGCTCGGCTGGCGCGGAATCAGGCGCGGTCTCGACCAGCCGGAGCTCCTCAGGGCCGAGTTCAAGGCCATCAAGAGGCTCGTTGACGAGGGCTACGACAACATCGGTGTCATGCTCCCACTCGTCAGCCACCCGGAGCAGATCAGGAAGGCCAAGGAGATCGCCATGGAGGTCGGTCTCATTCCGCACAAGGACGTCGAGTGGGGTGTCATGATCGAGACTCCCGCTTCAGCCCTCATCATCGAGGACCTCATCAAGGAGGGCATTGACTTCGTCAGCTTCGGCACCAACGACCTCACCCAGTACACCCTCGCCATCGACAGGGACAACGAGAGGGTCTTCAAGCTCTACGACGAGAAGCACCCGGCAGTGCTCAAGCTCATCGAGAACGTCATCAAGACCTGCAAGAAGTACGGCGTTGAGACCAGCATCTGCGGCCAGGCCGGTAGCGACCCGAAGATGGTCAGGCTCCTCGTCAGGATGGGCATCGACAGCGTCAGCGCCAACCCCGATGCTGTCGAGCTCGTCAGGAAGACCGTCGCCAGGGAGGAGGCCAGGATCCAGCTCGAGGCCGCCAGGAAGGCCCTCCGCGAGTGA
- a CDS encoding MATE family efflux transporter codes for MDGEKIQRMREQILNGPIVKTLLVLAYPIIINQLVQVLYNLTDTFWLGKLGREELAAPGTAWPLVWFFMSIGMGFATAGFAFVSQYVGAGDYKKANRAAGALYSLMMFFAIGVGVFGVISAPYLLRFMNVSDTVYPYALKYTRIIFAGIPFSFTLFAFNFLLRAIGDTKTPVKINIGTVLLNLVLDPFFIFGWGPFPELGVVGAAVATMLSNSLGSLVGGYLLFSGKVGIHLTPHNLKPDWPFYSRIFRVGIPSSIGSSTTAFGFVILTRIIFTIGELYGQTHGIENFEDIAFATYSITNRLTNFMFAFSDGISMAMGTMVGQAVGARLYQRAKEVAEKTMAINFTILGVGTLLFVFFRVQIFRFFINDPAIIAESAKVVKYFSISLPFFGIFAAVENVFRSAGHTKKSMILDMFRLWVLRLPLSYGLGVIMRDTAGMWLGMGLSNILGALVALAWFLRGSWMKAIIEEEPPS; via the coding sequence ATGGACGGCGAGAAAATTCAGAGAATGCGCGAGCAGATTCTCAACGGGCCGATAGTGAAAACGCTCCTCGTGTTAGCATACCCCATAATAATAAACCAGCTCGTCCAGGTTCTTTACAACCTCACCGATACGTTCTGGCTCGGTAAGCTCGGCAGGGAAGAGCTGGCGGCACCGGGGACGGCGTGGCCGCTGGTGTGGTTCTTCATGTCTATCGGAATGGGTTTCGCAACTGCCGGCTTCGCTTTCGTGAGCCAGTACGTTGGGGCCGGGGACTACAAAAAGGCCAACCGCGCCGCTGGAGCTCTCTATTCACTCATGATGTTCTTTGCAATTGGAGTGGGGGTGTTCGGTGTCATCTCAGCCCCGTATCTCCTCAGGTTCATGAACGTTAGCGATACTGTTTACCCCTATGCCCTAAAGTACACCCGCATTATCTTCGCAGGGATACCCTTCTCGTTCACGCTCTTTGCATTCAACTTCCTCCTCAGGGCGATAGGCGACACCAAAACGCCGGTCAAGATAAACATAGGAACAGTCCTCCTCAACCTCGTCCTTGACCCGTTCTTTATCTTCGGCTGGGGGCCGTTCCCGGAGCTCGGCGTTGTCGGAGCGGCTGTTGCAACGATGCTATCCAACAGTCTCGGCTCCCTCGTGGGTGGCTATCTCCTCTTCAGTGGAAAGGTCGGGATACACCTTACACCCCACAACCTCAAGCCGGACTGGCCGTTCTACTCCAGAATCTTCCGCGTCGGCATACCGTCAAGCATAGGCTCATCAACAACGGCCTTTGGCTTTGTAATCCTCACGAGGATAATCTTCACCATAGGAGAGCTCTACGGCCAGACACACGGCATTGAGAACTTTGAGGACATTGCCTTCGCTACCTACTCGATAACCAACAGGCTTACCAACTTCATGTTCGCGTTCTCAGATGGAATAAGCATGGCGATGGGAACGATGGTCGGCCAGGCCGTCGGCGCGAGGCTCTACCAGAGGGCCAAGGAAGTCGCGGAAAAAACCATGGCAATAAACTTCACAATCCTTGGCGTTGGGACACTCCTCTTCGTCTTTTTCCGCGTTCAGATTTTCAGGTTCTTCATCAACGACCCGGCAATAATAGCCGAGAGCGCCAAGGTCGTGAAGTACTTCTCAATATCGCTCCCGTTCTTCGGAATCTTCGCCGCTGTGGAGAACGTCTTCAGGAGCGCGGGACACACCAAAAAGAGTATGATACTCGACATGTTCCGCCTGTGGGTGCTCAGGCTCCCGCTGAGCTACGGGCTTGGAGTCATCATGAGGGATACTGCTGGAATGTGGCTTGGAATGGGTCTGAGCAATATCCTTGGTGCCCTCGTTGCGCTGGCCTGGTTCCTCAGGGGCAGCTGGATGAAGGCGATAATCGAAGAGGAACCCCCTTCATAA